The Opisthocomus hoazin isolate bOpiHoa1 chromosome W, bOpiHoa1.hap1, whole genome shotgun sequence genome includes a region encoding these proteins:
- the LOC142365456 gene encoding haloacid dehalogenase-like hydrolase domain-containing protein 2, whose amino-acid sequence MQVFNSKEPNSSFVSKSLGNSAVNWEIRWDVNAPNRFTKATEGGTNSPKSCRFAGSSSSLKVRLCSQSRQGDEGRGHQTVTSSCCLWLILDGVPLIAIHKARYFKKNDGLALGCGPFVAGLEYTTDTKATVVGKPEKTFFLEALQGTGCDPEEAVMIGDDCRDDVGGAQNAGMHGGPVSTRWSGKYRLADEAKINPAPYFTCENFPEAVEHILEHPL is encoded by the exons ATGCAGGTTTTTAACAG CAAGGAGCCCAACTCCAGCTTTGTTTCTAAATCGCTCGGTAACAGCGCTGTTAACTGGGAAATTCGGTGGGATGTGAACGCACCTAATAGATTTACtaaagctactgaag GGGGTACCAACAGCCCCAAGAGCTGCAGatttgctggcagcagcagcagcctgaaggTGCGGCTGTGTTCTCAGTCCAGGCAAGGAGATGAAGGCCGCGGCCATCAGACTGTtacctccagctgctgcctgtg GTTGATTTTGGATGGTGTTCCCCTTATAGCTATACATAAAGCCAgatatttcaagaaaaatgaCGGCTTGGCTCTGGGATGTGGACCTTTTGTAGCTGGGCTGGAATACACGACGGACACCAAAGCAACAGTGGTGGGGAAGCCAGAGAAAACCTTCTTCCTCGAAGCTTTGCAGGGGACTGGCTGTGACCCAGAGGAGGCCGTCATGATTGGTGAT GACTGCAGGGATGACGTTGGCGGCGCCCAGAATGCGGGCATGCATGGAGGACCGGTAAGTACTCGCTGGAGTG GTAAATATAGACTGGCAGATGAAGCCAAAATCAATCCGGCTCCTTACTTCACCTGTGAGAATTTCCCAGAGGCAGTGGAACACATCCTAGAGCATCCGTTGTGA